TTGTAGGACAAGTTAGATGCATTTTGAAAGTTATAAAACCAAATAATCACATCCTGAACAAGTTCTAGGACCTGTAGTGCTTTTACCTAAAAAAGATCGTCTTCCCCTAAAGGTGCGTCACTCATGCATGTGTTAGTGATCTGGTCTAAGGAATTGAGTATTTTCGTGGTGAGTTTAACATGGCACTATATAGAAACACAGAGACAGACATTTGGCCATAAACATGACAGTGCAAGACTATGCAACCCCACCATTCATCATTCCAATGAGCCTCAGCCCAGCCAGCCCCCACTCTACCTACATTCCTCAGACAATAATATCCAGATGCTCCAACCCGACAACAAAATTGTACTCCTACTAGTACAAGGTAAATTACTATAAATCAAGACAAAGCTAAGCCTCTGAGGTCTGAACAGAGACAAAGGCACAGAAAGAACCGCTAAGCCCTAGCGCTGGCTGGATCAGTCCCCTCCCCTCCCACGCTCTTTATAAACCGCCCCAACCCCAGTGCCACTGCCCCACCCCACCCCCAAACCCCCATGATCTGATCCGCAAAGCTCCTGAAAGCCACCACGCCACCTTTGCTCGCTCGCCCTTCCTCTGCTCCAAGAAGCCTTTTCATTGAGCTCGATCGAGTGTTCGCTTGCCCTCCATCGCCATGATCCAAGAACTCCTCGGAGGCACGGCCATGGAGCAGCAGCAGCTCAAGTGCGCCGGGAACGCTGCGAACCACCACGGCTCGCTCCCCATGGCGCTGCAGCCCATCTCCTCCAACCCGTCCCCCACGtcctcctccacctcgtcgcgctccTCCACGCAGCGGTCGCCCTCGGCCGCGTCGTCGCCGCAGGGGCAGGGGCAGCAAGGGCAGCAGGGCCCGCCGGGGCCGGAGCAGGCGCCGCTGCGCTGCCCCCGGTGCAACTCCTCCAACACCAAGTTCTGCTACTACAACAACTACAACCTCACCCAGCCGCGCCACTTCTGCAAGACGTGCCGCCGCTACTGGACCAAGGGCGGCGCGCTCCGCAACGTCCCCATCGGCGGCGGCTGCCGCAAGCCGCGCCCCATGCCGGCGCCCGtcgccaaggcgcagccctcctccTGCAAGTCCGTGCTCGGCATGGGCGTCGGCACCGCGCCGTCCCTCGGCCTCGGCATGGGCGTGGGCGGCGGCATGTCCTGGGCCTCCTCGCCGCAGACCGCCACCGCGCAGCTCATGGCGCTGCTCAACAGCGCCAGGGCCGGCTACGCCGGCAGCAACATGCACCGGCTTCTCGGGCTGGACACCATGGGGCAGCTCCAGGTCCTGCCGGGGTTGGCGAACGGCGGGCCGGGCATGTCGCCGTCGCTGTGGCCGCAGGCCACGCACCGGCCGACCATGCCTCCGCCACCAATGCACCTCGACTCGCACCTCGGCATGGGCTCGCTGGGGCTGGGCCAGGGCCAGGGCCACCACAACCTGCTGTCAGCGCTGGAGCTCAAGCCGCCCTCGTCTTCGCCGTCGCCGTCTTCACTCGCGGCGAGCTACTACAGCGACCAGCTGAACGCGGTGGTGAGCAACGGCGGTGCCGGGCGCCCCCACCCGTACGACACCCCGGCGTCGTCCTACCCTTGCAGCACGGCGATGTGCTCCCTCCCGCCGTCCGCGTCGACCGTCTCGGCGGCGCAGAGCAGCCACACCGTGGGGATGGACCAGCAGCCACCCACCATGTCGCTCGGCACGCAGGAGATGCAGTACTGGAGCGGCGGCCCGGCGTCGATGATGGCATGGCCGGACTTGCCCACCCTCAACGGCGCCTTCCCATGATCGACCTCGACAACGCCGGTCGACCGGCCGGCTGTTACATGCATGATGACAGCAATAGCGTAGCTCAGCTCAGTCTAGCGTCGTGTGGTTTCCTTCTCAATTATTACTTGTGTTTTCCTTTTGTTAATCAATCAGCGGGGGGTGACGTGACGAGTAACTTGGGTTTACTGTCTACTTAGTAGCTAGGTTTATCAGTATTAAGAGTAGTAACTGGTGGTGCTGGTATAGTGGTATAGTCTTCAAGCCAGGAGGGTTACTGGCAAATTATGGTGGGGTGTAGCTCAAGAAGATGTCGATCGATCGGTTTCGTTTCAAAATGTCGATGAATTAATGTGTGTTTGTGTAAGGTTACATTTCCATTTCGTGCAACCTGGTGTACATACTTATTTGTCTGCAAACTATTACTACTTCACTTTGGTCCCAAAAATGCAAAGGTACACAGGTTTGGGTGTCGCAGCTCACAAGCAAGTACTCCTGCAAAAGGATCAGCTCGTCTGTTTGCTTTCTGGCATGTACCGGACCGCCCCTGATCTGGGTTTTGGACCATGCATGGCATGGCATTGATGCTTCGCTGATTCTTGTGTCTGGAAATCAGACAGCATGTACTCCAATCGGCGCTCCGACGACTGTTTGTGTATGGGAAACATGGTAGAGTTGGTTATTGCTGTAAATTGTGGGGTATTCATGTTTGTCATAATATTTGGACTAGCACTATGGTTGAAAAAAATGCTCATGCCTAGCTGGGCACCAGTGTTCTGAAAAAATCGAGCAGCCAGAGATTTCCGGCATGGTACCTTGGTACTATCTGTTATCGGAGATACTGGCATAGATTCACCTGCGCGCTCTACTATTCAGATATAACTTCAGACTAACAACAATAATCTATGACAATACATGCTTGTATCTATATGGTTAACAAAATCACAGTATTGGTCTCCATTTTAAGACGGAGTGGTTGCTATTGCAAGCTTCTCAAATTTGGGCAAATTTGACATGATTTTGACATGATGCAGAGATACCCATCATTCGCTAACAAATTTGGGCAATCCGTGGATCGTCCATGCACCACATGAAGCTGGCATCTTTATCCCAAAAAGACGATGCATGATTGTGCGATGAT
Above is a window of Triticum dicoccoides isolate Atlit2015 ecotype Zavitan chromosome 5B, WEW_v2.0, whole genome shotgun sequence DNA encoding:
- the LOC119311930 gene encoding dof zinc finger protein DOF3.2-like, coding for MIQELLGGTAMEQQQLKCAGNAANHHGSLPMALQPISSNPSPTSSSTSSRSSTQRSPSAASSPQGQGQQGQQGPPGPEQAPLRCPRCNSSNTKFCYYNNYNLTQPRHFCKTCRRYWTKGGALRNVPIGGGCRKPRPMPAPVAKAQPSSCKSVLGMGVGTAPSLGLGMGVGGGMSWASSPQTATAQLMALLNSARAGYAGSNMHRLLGLDTMGQLQVLPGLANGGPGMSPSLWPQATHRPTMPPPPMHLDSHLGMGSLGLGQGQGHHNLLSALELKPPSSSPSPSSLAASYYSDQLNAVVSNGGAGRPHPYDTPASSYPCSTAMCSLPPSASTVSAAQSSHTVGMDQQPPTMSLGTQEMQYWSGGPASMMAWPDLPTLNGAFP